The sequence below is a genomic window from Nicotiana tomentosiformis chromosome 6, ASM39032v3, whole genome shotgun sequence.
TCGTCCGACACGAGATGTGGATAGGGGGCGCAAagtgagttatggctcatcatcaagGGATGCTGAAAATCTTTCACAGGCGCaagtttgtttgtattactattatttatatttgtttttatctcattgattagccataaatatctttatattttttaagGCTTCATCCTCGCCCGTCACAGAGGCCACTTTGTGCGATACTGACCTAGCTGCGATGGATGATTATACTTAGGAGCccgacgagaccatggtaagacaatttaaatttttgtgacttaacacgtacattactaatatataaatatatcatatactaaaatatcttattattctataGGTTACTGCTGAACTGACCGCCCCTTCTACCGAGCATGCCAGCCCTACTGACGATCATGTTGCAgtgcatcctccgataaagaggcgacgcaatgaggatgatcctgataatgtagccgggcgggatgggatgcgcctcaggccaacgGCTGCATTAAAGCATACGGGATGTGGGACACATTGaatgtttttgtattttatgtacatatgacattcagtaaataataacaaccatttttattgtttacattatatgcgcattatgtttttatttttccggttcttcattattttaatactacaacacaaacacaaacatagcaacttaacataatttaaattcagtacaactaatgaaaatacatgacacggaaaacataaagataaaatactacactcaacacatatatgtgtttgtttagtcactaccgcatattattctctgctccaaccacttaaatttctcttccaacctatttttttcttcttccacctcttttagtttctcctacACTGTCGTAATTTTTTGTTGCATTTCAGAGATCTGGCGTTAGTATTCATcgttcatattccaaacatactgcaaacataatttgtagtattcctgattaatgggttcatcataccattcctcaAACATACATTGATTGTCGTTATTGCGTCCaaataattgttgacatattcaGTATTTGCGCCCAACATTACCATCTCACCAACATGCCTTCAAAATTGCACGTTTGCCACAATAGCACCTTGGTTggtcattgcgtccagacatttgttaatgcaagaaaaataaaaaatttatggaaagttttgctatttgttttggttaagcgcagataataactaaaatgcgctagttatttataggcaagacaacacacataacgtagtatttcaccgcgctatgcttcgcgtgttaaagattctttcgggtacaaaacAATTTTTCCATAAAATAGAATTTGCAAGCGAGCAACTTTTTAAGTCGACAAGACATTTCACATAACGTATTATttcaccgcgctatgcttcgcgtgttaaagattctttcgggtacaatacaactTTTTCAGAAGTtagcttttgcaggcgagcagcttttcaggtcgacaacACAACACACATAATGTAGTATTTCACggcgctatgcttcgcgtgttaaagattcttttgGGTACAATACAGCTTTTCTAGAAGATAGCGTTTGCAGGCGAGCaacttttcaggtcgacaagacaattactttttttaaaatgggtttatgttagattattgtactgaagtattaatgttaaatatcaataagatttaacagcaatggaaacataattatatttcatacatactgcaagataaacaagtacatacacttattataACCACATTACAGAAACAAAAtactacgtgtatccttgatagttgggcacattatATGAACTTCCACCAGGAGCTGGATTACCACTGCCACCTAAACCAGCTAAAAGACATTTACgacggtcgtgtcctgtttgcgagcatatgccacatttgcgtgcataaacggtatcaccaacatccatttagtTCTGTATACGCGTTCTTATTTCTACTTGTCATTGACGTACatagtccttgttacacaccattttaaatggttctggcggccaataatgctcagcacccactagctgcaactgcccactataggtgtttaagtatgcagcaacactatattctttatcaacataGTTGGTTGCTCCTAAACCTGTACGTTGAAAGCACTTGATGGCATATGAGCACgacatgtggtagatggaccatttcccacaagagTATAACCTTCTAGCTTTATTTATGGTGTATGTATTATTCCCCccgattttgatggatagcggtgcgaacttcaaaattATTTCGCTCGTGCAATACTATAAATATGAATGCAAATGTGCTCGtcgcctgtatttctcaaatcttttcattggtattggcataaattcaacacccttttttatcaatgacgatgcacctctagccctttcaacaaacctctctgacaactgcttgaatgacatccgcaccatggcagtgacatgcaatccacgtgcagacttcaataacccgttgaaagattttgacacatttgtagtcaaaattctccatcttctgccaccatccaCATGCAAAGTctacttgtcaagctcatgtcacaTCAACCAACGACATGCTccctcgtcttcctgcctgatagatttcatgcgcctcctgaatttacattCTTGGTGATCtattgcagccatccacattaaatcatgcaaatccaTGTTGGGATATGCCTTTTGtaaattggccttcaggtgcctcacacagtaatgGTGGTAGGCATATGGTTCCTGCCATGCACGtaaattctgtacagaacttaaaatactaccatgccgatcagatattagacaaattcCTGAACGTTGTTTGATaacgtgctctttcaagtggttcaaaaatagtgtcgACGTCTCTTGTCTTTCATTGacacaaatagcaaaagctaagggaaatatacttccattagtaTCTACTACAACGACGATCAAcgacttaatatcatacttttcatagacatgagtgtcgtctatggatattaccagcCGGCAATGCAGAAAActatcaattgctggtttaaatgcccaaaacacatatttgaatatatgttctggtatttccggactccgctcaagcttccattcaacaaaaGTCCCTGGGTAAAAGTATTGCAATGCAGCCATGCacctgggtagagatgcaaaggacttatcccagttaccataaacaatttcaaacgcacgtttgcgcccgagaaatgcctttcttttggtaatggtgcacctatattcctggtggacgaatgttatacactctttgatcttgtatcTTATgtacgcttcaatgtgtggaatcaagacaagagaaatcacgTCAACAtttaagttaaaatgattcccactgaatgtgtccatttcacaattgtgggtgccaatgtatttacccacaacctacatatttgttttcttcttcgtcgcacgcagcatccaattacaactCGTAAACCATCTACGACATACTACCTTGTATACATCTGGAGATGACTCGCGTACCGTGATCTCACGACATTCTTTTACGCTGTATATTAGCACCGCCCTGGTTAGACGCGCTTTATCGGAAAAAAACATGCCCTTTGACAAcaccgttgctctagattcatcccacattactGTCCGAGTTTCgtcaatatcccttgtgaggCCATGCACATCcagcatacttggcaaatgatcaaggtagggaatctcccttgaatgaacggcacgtgggactcgtacactcttggtctaacggggggagcatgctccctcgtcaaactaggtccagcattctcttcctcctcatcatcaccctcatcagggaagggtgtgtcatctccagactcatcggcattgttgtcataatcactattctcttcctgactctgtgcatctaccagatcccgattaaatatgtcgtctttgggcaattgagtaaggacaagaCCTCAAagatgctcgttttcactgcacaaccaacaaaataatgagttactcaaattgataaatactttacatgtagctatatcacttcacttataaatcgtaatgtgttgacatcccatgatggacatCATCCTATTAGtaatgactcccggatggaccaccataaTCCAATACACCAGAATTAGGCATATTCCAACTAGGCGTTGGtttataacttgtaaaattcatatctggccggtaccccttgtggaatatatgagtgttaatacaaattcaaaatagcaaatataaacatcgtaacacaaaagaaaattgaagtttactactcgtcttgtggattatgtaaattaggagagaaattattttcttgctcctcattcgcccgtggagataagtttagatcaggccaaattctttcagccggaacctgttcggctaaaattgctccaaaataaccacccgatgactgagggatatccctgctttgcgcaacctcattattgcgaacgtcttcaaccttgacgtacatttccaatatttttatcacaaaaaattctcggtattcatccggagtcctcaaaaaatctctcagagtttcatcatcctcgatgttaaactcagcataacaagcaaccatTTGCGGAGTGAGAGAAtacagatatcttccggttacatTAAGGTTCACcaaacgtttgctcacactcatttttttacataacaacgatatcaatgtatcgtactccattgtaagtggcaacttaacatgacactatggagataaactataggttactgagttattcgccaccacaaccttaCCCCCCTtaccccccaatataatgaaactctTATTCTTCACTAGTcacacattatgacaaaatgcaaaacaacttaacgaagaaatatttCAGAATACTTGAGAATATTTGTGAATGGATTTTTAGAAAATccttaacctctttaaataaggcaaaaacTAATCTGGGGGTACAATATTTTTAGGTATAGCGCTTTAAATAAGGGCGTtatacccagttgaattattgttatgtcagttaagcctagaagaattattggtgggcccacataatatgtatagcgcggtaaggaaggcgttatatatatagtgccttttaaaagggcgttatatatattttggtcactatattttttttccatacattttgattctttgagtccaaaagaatcacATTTTGGTTTCGGACTCTTAtaacccctcccccctcccccatgcatacatgaattatacaaatagttatattcattatttaaatttCCTAACCGATGTATATAGATTATACACTGATTACACATAGTTGTCCATATATTATACATAGATTATTTATATACTATACATTATCTGCTATTTTAGGTTTAAGCGGTTGAGTGAAtcgctatttaggttaattcttctgcATTTCGGCCGTGGTTGTTGGATAATGGGCTGCTAGACAGGAAGGGATGGGCCACCAACTGAACAAAGTACTACAACCTGGTGCATATACATGATTATATAGAAGCTGCAAGCAATAAAGAGTTATTCCAGAAAAAGAAACAGCATTGAAGTGAGAAGAATAGAATGTACCAGCTATTGTTCATTCTTTTGTATGAAAATGCCAGAAAGTCTTATTAATTGCTTGGTGGTTGTATGATATAATTACGGCTATTTAATATGACTCTGGAGGATGTAGAGTTTGACCGCTGGATTCATCTGAACCCACTACTTTGGAGcgtaaatttatgtgtaaaaattcattaaaattacaaCAAATGGTAGGTCTGGACCCTTAACTTTAAAAATACAATGAGTTCAATGCTAAAAGTCTTAAAAGTTTGAACCCATAAAACCTAAATCCGGAGAGAAATATTTGAATGCGAATGCCTTTCTTTTGCACTTcaacttttctttttaaaattcgtCTATCACTTCAATAACAATTTTGATACAATAGACAACAGAAAATAAATTTTGATCAATTTTGGTAAGTGCTCTTCTATTTTTTCCTCAAGTAAAAGTGggattaaaa
It includes:
- the LOC138893600 gene encoding uncharacterized protein, with the protein product MDTFSGNHFNLNVDVISLVLIPHIEAYIRYKIKECITFVHQEYRCTITKRKAFLGRKRAFEIVYGNWDKSFASLPRCMAALQYFYPGTFVEWKLERSPEIPEHIFKYVFWAFKPAIDSFLHCRLVISIDDTHVYEKYDIKSLIVVVVDTNGSIFPLAFAICVNERQETSTLFLNHLKEHVIKQRSGICLISDRHGSILSSVQNLRAWQEPYAYHHYCVRHLKANLQKAYPNMDLHDLMWMAAIDHQECLGATNYVDKEYSVAAYLNTYSGQLQLVGAEHYWPPEPFKMVCNKDYVRQ